The following is a genomic window from Candidatus Eisenbacteria bacterium.
GCGTGCGGCCTTGCACGCCCCGACCCCCGGGGCGCCTACAGGTCCTCTACTTCGATCTCCTCCGTGCCGGGAATGTCCCGCCAGACCTTCTTCAACTCGCCACCGCAGTGCGATAGCCGGGAATCCTTCATTTAAGCACGGAGATTTTTCCGACGACCTCTCCTCCACGGGTGTCGATCCGGTAGAAGTAAAACCCGGAAGCCAGCCGCCCTCCGTGCTCGTCCCGCCCGTCGATCCTCACGTCGTGATAGCCCACGGGAGCATCCGGCTCCTCGAGGAGGGACCGGATCATGCGACCGTTCAGGTCAAAGAGACGAACCCGCAGGGGGCCACGCTCTGTTGTGACGAAGGTGAGGACGGCCTCGGGATTGATCGGATTCGGCGAGACCCAAGCGGCGAG
Proteins encoded in this region:
- a CDS encoding T9SS type A sorting domain-containing protein, with protein sequence LRGNTPVTITLEGRLSTGEIFRAPMDVLVNAGAGKLAAWVSPNPINPEAVLTFVTTERGPLRVRLFDLNGRMIRSLLEEPDAPVGYHDVRIDGRDEHGGRLASGFYFYRIDTRGGEVVGKISVLK